A region from the Streptosporangium sp. NBC_01756 genome encodes:
- a CDS encoding YbaB/EbfC family nucleoid-associated protein: MDSGYVPDEDLEQTARQADAMLAWFEGAQAGMDEIVGVGEGASGQVRAEVAADGKVLDVTFGPRSLRLDSATLAEEVLSAVQQAQRDAGRKADDLMREALDGFDPAEARATLDRISQSRW, encoded by the coding sequence ATGGACTCTGGCTACGTCCCCGACGAAGACCTGGAACAGACCGCTCGCCAGGCCGATGCGATGCTGGCATGGTTCGAAGGGGCACAGGCCGGGATGGACGAGATCGTCGGTGTGGGTGAAGGGGCGTCCGGCCAGGTCAGGGCGGAGGTCGCCGCGGACGGGAAGGTGCTCGATGTCACGTTCGGACCTCGGTCCCTCCGGTTGGACAGCGCGACGCTGGCCGAGGAGGTGCTGTCGGCCGTCCAGCAGGCACAGCGAGACGCCGGGCGGAAGGCGGATGACCTGATGCGGGAGGCGCTGGACGGCTTCGACCCCGCTGAGGCCAGGGCCACGCTCGATCGCATCTCACAGTCCCGCTGGTGA
- a CDS encoding YbaB/EbfC family nucleoid-associated protein — protein sequence MTDVEPLGVRRMTPWPEDDHELLEQILKQSREAMGRLQEAEAAVRRVVGEGRGANDLIRVASDGRGGITEVRFDPRVMRLGRSALGKEVVAALQQAQSDAERQTQEIVGVALDGTATLPEPLDETFVRERVEQVARELLKGES from the coding sequence TTGACGGACGTTGAACCGCTGGGAGTCCGACGAATGACACCTTGGCCCGAGGATGACCACGAGCTGCTCGAACAGATCTTGAAGCAGTCGCGGGAGGCGATGGGGAGGCTTCAGGAGGCGGAGGCGGCTGTCCGCCGCGTCGTCGGGGAGGGCCGGGGCGCGAACGACCTCATCCGGGTCGCTTCCGACGGGCGGGGCGGCATCACCGAGGTTCGGTTCGATCCCCGTGTGATGCGGCTCGGCCGTTCAGCCCTCGGCAAGGAGGTGGTGGCCGCACTTCAGCAGGCCCAGTCCGACGCGGAGCGCCAGACGCAAGAGATAGTCGGCGTGGCTCTGGACGGCACCGCGACCCTGCCGGAGCCGTTGGATGAGACGTTTGTCCGTGAACGGGTGGAGCAAGTGGCCCGTGAGCTACTGAAGGGTGAATCCTGA